One genomic window of Meles meles chromosome 15, mMelMel3.1 paternal haplotype, whole genome shotgun sequence includes the following:
- the ENTPD6 gene encoding ectonucleoside triphosphate diphosphohydrolase 6 isoform X3, protein MRKIPNNGNLKMTKVAYPLGLFICLFIYVAYIKWHWASATQAFFSITEVASGARRGHQAHSAPGTAAHGHEVFYGIMFDAGSTGTRVHIFQFNRQPGETPTLTHETFKALKPGLSAYADDVEKSTSGIQELLDVAKQDVPFDFWKATPLVLKATAGLRLLPGEKAQKLLQKVKEVFKASPFLVGDDCVSIMNGTDEGVSAWITVNFLTGSLKTPGRSSVGMLDLGGGSTQITFLPRVEDTLQTSPPGYLTSLQVFNRTYKLYSYSYLGLGLMSARLAILGGIEGKPAEDGKELVSPCLSPGFTGEWEHAEITYRISGQKAAVNLHELCASRVSEILRNKVHRTEEVKDVDFYAFSYYYDLAANVGLIDLFPPHSED, encoded by the exons atgagaaaaataccaaataatgGGAACCTGAAGATGACAAAGGTGGCGTACCCCCTGGGGCTGTTCATATGCCTGTTCATCTATGTTGCCTACATCAAGTGGCACTGGGCCTCTGCCACCCAGGCCTTCTTCAGCATCACTGAGGTGGCATCAGGGGCCCGGAGGGGCCACCAGGCTCACAGTGCCCCAGGGACAGCTGCACATGGTCATGAAGTTTTCTACGGCATCATGTTTGATGCAGGAAGCACTGGAACCCGCGTCCACATCTTCCAGTTCAACCGGCAGCCTGGAG AAACTCCCACTTTGACCCATGAGACATTCAAAGCACTGAAGCCAGGTCTTTCTGCTTATGCTGATGATGTTGAAAAG AGCACTTCAGGAATTCAGGAATTACTGGATGTTGCTAAACAGGATGTTCCTTTTGACTTCTGGAAGGCCACCCCCTTGGTCCTCAAGGCCACAGCTGGTTTACGTCTGTTACCAGGAGAAAAGGCTCAAAAGTTACTGCAAAAG GTGAAAGAAGTGTTTAAGGCATCGCCCTTCCTTGTAGGAGATGACTGTGTTTCCATCATGAACGGAACGGATGAAG GCGTTTCAGCATGGATCACTGTCAACTTCCTAACAG GCAGTTTGAAAACCCCAGGAAGGAGCAGTGTGGGCATGCTGGATTTAGGCGGAGGATCGACTCAGATCACTTTCCTTCCGAGAGTTGAG GACACCCTCCAGACCTCCCCGCCTGGCTACCTGACGTCACTCCAGGTGTTTAATCGGACCTACAAGCTCTATTCTTACAG CTACCTGGGGCTTGGTTTGATGTCGGCGCGGCTGGCGATTCTGGGTGGCATAGAGGGGAAACCTG CTGAGGATGGAAAGGAGTTGGTCAGCCCTTGTTTGTCTCCAGGTTTCACAGGAGAGTGGGAACATGCTGAAATAACATACAGAATTTCAGGACAGAAGGCAG CAGTGAACCTCCATGAACTGTGTGCCAGCAGAGTTTCGGAAATCCTTCGAAACAAAGTGCACAGAACGGAAGAAGTGAAGGATGtggatttttatgctttttcctACTATTACGACCTTGCTGCAAATGTAGGCCTCATAG ACCTTTTTCCCCCACATTCAGAAGATTGA
- the ENTPD6 gene encoding ectonucleoside triphosphate diphosphohydrolase 6 isoform X2, with amino-acid sequence MRKIPNNGNLKMTKVAYPLGLFICLFIYVAYIKWHWASATQAFFSITEVASGARRGHQAHSAPGTAAHGHEVFYGIMFDAGSTGTRVHIFQFNRQPGETPTLTHETFKALKPGLSAYADDVEKSTSGIQELLDVAKQDVPFDFWKATPLVLKATAGLRLLPGEKAQKLLQKVKEVFKASPFLVGDDCVSIMNGTDEGVSAWITVNFLTGSLKTPGRSSVGMLDLGGGSTQITFLPRVEDTLQTSPPGYLTSLQVFNRTYKLYSYSYLGLGLMSARLAILGGIEGKPAEDGKELVSPCLSPGFTGEWEHAEITYRISGQKAVNLHELCASRVSEILRNKVHRTEEVKDVDFYAFSYYYDLAANVGLIDAEKGGSLVVGDFDIAAKYVCRTAETRLQGNPFLCMDLTYISLLLQEFGFPENKVLKLTRKINNVETSWALGAIFHYIDSLSRQKSPAL; translated from the exons atgagaaaaataccaaataatgGGAACCTGAAGATGACAAAGGTGGCGTACCCCCTGGGGCTGTTCATATGCCTGTTCATCTATGTTGCCTACATCAAGTGGCACTGGGCCTCTGCCACCCAGGCCTTCTTCAGCATCACTGAGGTGGCATCAGGGGCCCGGAGGGGCCACCAGGCTCACAGTGCCCCAGGGACAGCTGCACATGGTCATGAAGTTTTCTACGGCATCATGTTTGATGCAGGAAGCACTGGAACCCGCGTCCACATCTTCCAGTTCAACCGGCAGCCTGGAG AAACTCCCACTTTGACCCATGAGACATTCAAAGCACTGAAGCCAGGTCTTTCTGCTTATGCTGATGATGTTGAAAAG AGCACTTCAGGAATTCAGGAATTACTGGATGTTGCTAAACAGGATGTTCCTTTTGACTTCTGGAAGGCCACCCCCTTGGTCCTCAAGGCCACAGCTGGTTTACGTCTGTTACCAGGAGAAAAGGCTCAAAAGTTACTGCAAAAG GTGAAAGAAGTGTTTAAGGCATCGCCCTTCCTTGTAGGAGATGACTGTGTTTCCATCATGAACGGAACGGATGAAG GCGTTTCAGCATGGATCACTGTCAACTTCCTAACAG GCAGTTTGAAAACCCCAGGAAGGAGCAGTGTGGGCATGCTGGATTTAGGCGGAGGATCGACTCAGATCACTTTCCTTCCGAGAGTTGAG GACACCCTCCAGACCTCCCCGCCTGGCTACCTGACGTCACTCCAGGTGTTTAATCGGACCTACAAGCTCTATTCTTACAG CTACCTGGGGCTTGGTTTGATGTCGGCGCGGCTGGCGATTCTGGGTGGCATAGAGGGGAAACCTG CTGAGGATGGAAAGGAGTTGGTCAGCCCTTGTTTGTCTCCAGGTTTCACAGGAGAGTGGGAACATGCTGAAATAACATACAGAATTTCAGGACAGAAGGCAG TGAACCTCCATGAACTGTGTGCCAGCAGAGTTTCGGAAATCCTTCGAAACAAAGTGCACAGAACGGAAGAAGTGAAGGATGtggatttttatgctttttcctACTATTACGACCTTGCTGCAAATGTAGGCCTCATAG ATGCGGAAAAGGGAGGCAGCCTCGTCGTAGGAGACTTTGATATCGCCGCCAAGTATG TGTGCCGGACGGCAGAGACCCGGCTGCAGGGCAACCCCTTTCTGTGCATGGACCTCACCTACATCAGCCTGCTGCTCCAAGAATTTGGCTTCCCAGAGAACAAAGTGCTGAAG CTGACTCGGAAAATCAACAATGTTGAGACCAGCTGGGCTCTGGGGGCCATTTTTCATTACATCGACTCCCTGAGCAGACAGAAGAGTCCAGCCTTATAG
- the ENTPD6 gene encoding ectonucleoside triphosphate diphosphohydrolase 6 isoform X1: MRKIPNNGNLKMTKVAYPLGLFICLFIYVAYIKWHWASATQAFFSITEVASGARRGHQAHSAPGTAAHGHEVFYGIMFDAGSTGTRVHIFQFNRQPGETPTLTHETFKALKPGLSAYADDVEKSTSGIQELLDVAKQDVPFDFWKATPLVLKATAGLRLLPGEKAQKLLQKVKEVFKASPFLVGDDCVSIMNGTDEGVSAWITVNFLTGSLKTPGRSSVGMLDLGGGSTQITFLPRVEDTLQTSPPGYLTSLQVFNRTYKLYSYSYLGLGLMSARLAILGGIEGKPAEDGKELVSPCLSPGFTGEWEHAEITYRISGQKAAVNLHELCASRVSEILRNKVHRTEEVKDVDFYAFSYYYDLAANVGLIDAEKGGSLVVGDFDIAAKYVCRTAETRLQGNPFLCMDLTYISLLLQEFGFPENKVLKLTRKINNVETSWALGAIFHYIDSLSRQKSPAL; the protein is encoded by the exons atgagaaaaataccaaataatgGGAACCTGAAGATGACAAAGGTGGCGTACCCCCTGGGGCTGTTCATATGCCTGTTCATCTATGTTGCCTACATCAAGTGGCACTGGGCCTCTGCCACCCAGGCCTTCTTCAGCATCACTGAGGTGGCATCAGGGGCCCGGAGGGGCCACCAGGCTCACAGTGCCCCAGGGACAGCTGCACATGGTCATGAAGTTTTCTACGGCATCATGTTTGATGCAGGAAGCACTGGAACCCGCGTCCACATCTTCCAGTTCAACCGGCAGCCTGGAG AAACTCCCACTTTGACCCATGAGACATTCAAAGCACTGAAGCCAGGTCTTTCTGCTTATGCTGATGATGTTGAAAAG AGCACTTCAGGAATTCAGGAATTACTGGATGTTGCTAAACAGGATGTTCCTTTTGACTTCTGGAAGGCCACCCCCTTGGTCCTCAAGGCCACAGCTGGTTTACGTCTGTTACCAGGAGAAAAGGCTCAAAAGTTACTGCAAAAG GTGAAAGAAGTGTTTAAGGCATCGCCCTTCCTTGTAGGAGATGACTGTGTTTCCATCATGAACGGAACGGATGAAG GCGTTTCAGCATGGATCACTGTCAACTTCCTAACAG GCAGTTTGAAAACCCCAGGAAGGAGCAGTGTGGGCATGCTGGATTTAGGCGGAGGATCGACTCAGATCACTTTCCTTCCGAGAGTTGAG GACACCCTCCAGACCTCCCCGCCTGGCTACCTGACGTCACTCCAGGTGTTTAATCGGACCTACAAGCTCTATTCTTACAG CTACCTGGGGCTTGGTTTGATGTCGGCGCGGCTGGCGATTCTGGGTGGCATAGAGGGGAAACCTG CTGAGGATGGAAAGGAGTTGGTCAGCCCTTGTTTGTCTCCAGGTTTCACAGGAGAGTGGGAACATGCTGAAATAACATACAGAATTTCAGGACAGAAGGCAG CAGTGAACCTCCATGAACTGTGTGCCAGCAGAGTTTCGGAAATCCTTCGAAACAAAGTGCACAGAACGGAAGAAGTGAAGGATGtggatttttatgctttttcctACTATTACGACCTTGCTGCAAATGTAGGCCTCATAG ATGCGGAAAAGGGAGGCAGCCTCGTCGTAGGAGACTTTGATATCGCCGCCAAGTATG TGTGCCGGACGGCAGAGACCCGGCTGCAGGGCAACCCCTTTCTGTGCATGGACCTCACCTACATCAGCCTGCTGCTCCAAGAATTTGGCTTCCCAGAGAACAAAGTGCTGAAG CTGACTCGGAAAATCAACAATGTTGAGACCAGCTGGGCTCTGGGGGCCATTTTTCATTACATCGACTCCCTGAGCAGACAGAAGAGTCCAGCCTTATAG